The proteins below are encoded in one region of Mycobacterium pseudokansasii:
- the clpC1 gene encoding ATP-dependent protease ATP-binding subunit ClpC has product MFERFTDRARRVVVLAQEEARMLNHNYIGTEHILLGLIHEGEGVAAKSLESLGISLEGVRSQVEEIIGQGQQAPSGHIPFTPRAKKVLELSLREALQLGHNYIGTEHILLGLIREGEGVAAQVLVKLGAELTRVRQQVIQLLSGYQGKEAAEAGTGGRGGESGTPSTSLVLDQFGRNLTAAAMEGKLDPVIGREKEIERVMQVLSRRTKNNPVLIGEPGVGKTAVVEGLAQAIVHGQVPETLKDKQLYTLDLGSLVAGSRYRGDFEERLKKVLKEINTRGDIILFIDELHTLVGAGAAEGAIDAASILKPKLARGELQTIGATTLDEYRKYIEKDAALERRFQPVQVGEPTVAHTIEILKGLRDRYEAHHRVSISDSAIVAAATLADRYINDRFLPDKAIDLIDEAGARMRIRRMTAPPDLREFDEKIADARREKESAIDAQDFEKAASLRDREKQLVAQRAEREKQWRSGDMDVVAEVDDNEIAEVLGNWTGIPVFKLTEAETTRLLRMEDEIHKRIIGQVDAVKAVSKAIRRTRAGLKDPKRPSGSFIFAGPSGVGKTELSKALANFLFGDDDALIQIDMGEFHDRFTASRLFGAPPGYVGYEEGGQLTEKVRRKPFSVVLFDEIEKAHQEIYNSLLQVLEDGRLTDGQGRTVDFKNTVLIFTSNLGTSDISKPVGLGFTKGGGENDYERMKQKVNDELKKHFRPEFLNRIDDIIVFHQLTRDEIIQMVDLMIERVGKQLKTKDMSMELTDKAKALLAKRGFDPVLGARPLRRTIQREIEDQLSEKILFEEVGPGQVVTVDVDNWDGEGAGEDAVFTFTGTRKPPAEPDLAKAGAPGAGSPGPTAQ; this is encoded by the coding sequence ATGTTCGAACGATTTACCGACCGTGCCCGCCGGGTCGTCGTCCTGGCGCAAGAAGAGGCCCGGATGCTGAACCACAACTACATCGGCACAGAGCACATTCTGTTGGGTCTTATCCACGAAGGCGAGGGCGTAGCCGCCAAGTCGCTGGAGTCGCTGGGTATCTCGCTGGAAGGGGTCCGCAGCCAGGTCGAAGAGATCATCGGCCAGGGGCAGCAGGCGCCGTCCGGGCACATCCCGTTCACTCCGCGCGCCAAGAAGGTCCTCGAGCTGAGCTTGCGTGAGGCGCTGCAACTCGGCCACAACTACATCGGCACCGAGCACATTCTGCTGGGCCTCATCCGCGAGGGTGAGGGTGTAGCGGCTCAGGTTCTGGTGAAGCTGGGCGCCGAGCTGACCCGGGTGCGTCAGCAGGTGATCCAGCTGCTGTCCGGCTACCAAGGCAAGGAGGCCGCCGAGGCCGGCACCGGTGGCCGGGGTGGCGAGTCGGGCACACCGTCCACCTCGCTGGTGCTCGACCAGTTCGGCCGCAACCTGACGGCCGCCGCCATGGAGGGCAAGCTGGACCCGGTCATCGGCCGCGAGAAGGAAATCGAGCGGGTGATGCAGGTGCTGAGCCGGCGCACCAAGAACAACCCGGTGCTGATCGGCGAGCCCGGCGTCGGCAAGACGGCCGTCGTCGAAGGCCTGGCCCAGGCCATCGTGCACGGCCAGGTTCCCGAGACGCTGAAGGACAAGCAGCTCTACACCCTGGACCTGGGTTCGTTGGTGGCGGGCAGCCGGTACCGCGGCGACTTCGAGGAACGCCTGAAGAAGGTGCTCAAGGAGATCAACACCCGCGGCGACATCATTCTGTTCATCGACGAGCTGCACACCCTGGTGGGTGCCGGCGCCGCCGAGGGCGCGATCGACGCGGCCAGCATTCTGAAACCGAAGCTCGCCAGGGGTGAACTTCAAACGATCGGCGCCACCACGCTCGACGAGTACCGCAAGTACATCGAGAAGGACGCCGCGCTGGAACGCCGCTTCCAGCCGGTCCAGGTGGGTGAGCCGACGGTGGCGCACACCATCGAGATACTCAAGGGTCTGCGCGACCGCTATGAGGCCCACCACCGGGTGTCGATCAGCGACTCTGCGATCGTCGCCGCGGCCACCCTGGCCGACCGCTACATCAACGACCGGTTCCTGCCGGACAAGGCTATAGACCTGATCGACGAGGCGGGTGCGCGCATGCGGATCCGCCGGATGACCGCGCCGCCGGACCTGCGTGAGTTCGACGAGAAGATCGCCGACGCGCGCCGGGAGAAGGAATCGGCGATCGATGCGCAGGACTTCGAGAAGGCGGCGAGCCTGCGGGACCGGGAGAAGCAACTGGTCGCCCAGCGGGCCGAGCGGGAGAAGCAGTGGCGCTCGGGCGACATGGACGTGGTCGCCGAGGTGGACGACAACGAGATCGCCGAGGTGCTGGGCAACTGGACCGGCATCCCGGTGTTCAAGCTCACCGAGGCCGAGACCACTCGGCTGCTACGCATGGAGGACGAGATCCACAAGCGGATCATCGGACAGGTCGACGCCGTCAAGGCCGTCTCCAAGGCGATCCGGCGTACCCGGGCCGGGCTGAAAGACCCCAAGCGTCCGTCGGGCTCGTTCATCTTCGCCGGCCCGTCCGGGGTCGGTAAGACCGAGCTGTCCAAGGCGCTGGCGAACTTCCTGTTCGGGGACGACGACGCGCTCATCCAGATCGACATGGGCGAGTTCCACGACCGGTTCACCGCTTCGCGGCTGTTCGGCGCCCCGCCGGGATACGTGGGCTACGAGGAGGGCGGCCAGCTCACCGAGAAGGTGCGCCGCAAGCCGTTCTCGGTGGTGCTGTTCGACGAGATCGAGAAGGCGCACCAAGAGATCTACAACAGCCTGTTGCAGGTGCTCGAGGACGGCCGGCTCACCGACGGGCAGGGTCGCACGGTCGACTTCAAGAACACCGTGCTGATCTTCACGTCGAACCTGGGCACGTCTGATATCTCCAAGCCGGTCGGACTGGGCTTCACCAAGGGTGGCGGGGAGAACGATTACGAGCGGATGAAGCAGAAGGTCAACGACGAGCTCAAGAAGCACTTCCGGCCCGAGTTCCTCAACCGTATCGACGACATCATCGTCTTCCACCAGCTGACCCGCGACGAGATCATCCAGATGGTCGACCTGATGATCGAACGTGTCGGCAAGCAGCTCAAGACCAAGGACATGTCGATGGAGCTGACCGACAAGGCCAAGGCACTGTTGGCCAAGCGCGGCTTCGACCCGGTGCTGGGTGCTCGTCCGCTGCGGCGCACCATCCAGCGCGAGATCGAGGACCAGTTGTCCGAGAAGATCCTTTTCGAGGAGGTCGGGCCGGGGCAGGTCGTCACGGTCGACGTGGACAACTGGGACGGAGAAGGCGCCGGCGAGGATGCGGTGTTCACCTTCACCGGCACCCGCAAGCCGCCGGCCGAGCCGGATCTGGCCAAGGCCGGAGCGCCGGGCGCCGGGAGTCCCGGGCCGACCGCGCAGTAG
- the lsr2 gene encoding histone-like nucleoid-structuring protein Lsr2, producing the protein MAKKVTVTLVDDFDGSGAADETVEFGLDGVTYEIDLSSKNAAKLRGDLKQWVEAGRRVGGRRRGRSGTGRGRGAIDREQSAAIREWARRNGHNVSTRGRIPADVIDAFHAAT; encoded by the coding sequence ATGGCGAAGAAAGTAACCGTCACCTTGGTCGACGATTTCGACGGTTCCGGCGCCGCCGACGAAACGGTCGAATTCGGGCTTGACGGGGTGACCTATGAGATTGACCTTTCTTCTAAGAATGCCGCGAAACTGCGCGGTGACTTGAAGCAATGGGTTGAGGCCGGCCGTCGTGTCGGCGGTCGCCGGCGCGGGCGTTCCGGCACCGGGCGTGGCCGCGGCGCGATCGATCGCGAACAAAGCGCCGCGATCCGCGAATGGGCGCGTCGCAATGGACACAACGTGTCGACTCGTGGCCGCATCCCGGCTGACGTCATCGACGCGTTCCACGCCGCAACCTAG
- the panD gene encoding aspartate 1-decarboxylase produces the protein MLRTMLKSKIHRATVTQADLHYVGSVTIDADLMEAADLLEGEQVTIVDIDNGARLVTYAITGERGSGVIGINGAAAHLVHPGDLVILIAYGTMSDAEARAYKPRIVFVDAHNQQIDLGSDPAYVPDNAAELLNPRMGAR, from the coding sequence ATGTTACGGACAATGCTGAAGTCGAAGATCCACCGCGCGACGGTGACGCAGGCGGACTTGCATTACGTCGGGTCGGTGACCATCGACGCCGATTTGATGGAGGCCGCTGATCTGCTCGAGGGTGAACAGGTGACCATCGTCGACATCGACAACGGGGCCCGCCTCGTCACCTATGCGATTACCGGCGAGCGTGGCAGCGGCGTCATCGGAATCAACGGTGCGGCGGCTCATCTCGTGCACCCGGGCGACCTGGTGATCCTGATCGCTTACGGGACCATGTCGGATGCAGAGGCGCGCGCCTACAAACCGCGGATCGTGTTCGTCGACGCCCACAACCAGCAGATCGACCTGGGCAGCGATCCGGCTTATGTGCCCGACAACGCCGCAGAGCTTCTCAACCCGCGGATGGGTGCACGGTAG
- a CDS encoding type III pantothenate kinase codes for MLLAIDVRNTHTVVGLLSGAKQHAKVVQQWRIRTESEVTADELALTIDGLIGDDSERLTGAAGLSTVPSVLHEVRIMLDQYWPSVPHVLIEPGVRTGIPLLVDNPKEVGADRIVNCLAAHHKFGKAAIVVDFGSSICVDVVSAKGEFLGGAIAPGVQVSSDAAAARSAALRRVELTRPRSVVGKNTVECMQAGAVFGFAGLVDGLVGRIREDVTGFSATDDVAVVATGHTAPLLLPELHTVDHYDQYLTLHGLRLVFERNRDAHGGRLKSAR; via the coding sequence GTGCTGCTGGCGATCGACGTCCGCAACACCCACACCGTCGTCGGCCTGCTGTCCGGAGCCAAGCAGCACGCAAAGGTGGTGCAGCAGTGGCGGATACGCACCGAATCCGAAGTCACCGCCGACGAATTGGCGCTCACCATCGACGGCCTGATCGGCGACGACTCCGAGCGGCTCACCGGCGCGGCCGGTCTGTCCACGGTCCCGTCGGTGCTACACGAGGTGCGGATCATGCTCGACCAGTACTGGCCGTCGGTCCCGCACGTGCTCATCGAACCGGGGGTGCGCACCGGTATCCCGCTGTTGGTCGACAACCCCAAAGAAGTGGGCGCCGACCGGATAGTGAACTGCCTGGCGGCGCATCACAAGTTCGGTAAGGCCGCCATCGTCGTCGATTTCGGATCATCGATCTGCGTGGACGTGGTGTCGGCCAAGGGCGAATTCCTCGGCGGTGCCATCGCACCCGGCGTGCAGGTGTCGTCTGACGCCGCGGCCGCCCGCTCGGCCGCCCTGCGCCGCGTCGAGCTGACCCGGCCGCGTTCGGTCGTCGGCAAGAACACCGTCGAATGCATGCAGGCCGGCGCGGTGTTCGGATTCGCCGGGCTGGTCGACGGCTTGGTCGGACGCATCCGCGAAGACGTCACGGGTTTCTCCGCCACCGACGATGTCGCGGTCGTGGCCACCGGGCACACCGCGCCGCTGCTGCTGCCGGAACTGCATACCGTCGACCACTATGACCAGTACCTGACCCTGCATGGGCTGCGGCTCGTCTTCGAACGAAACCGCGACGCCCACGGGGGCCGGTTGAAGAGCGCGCGCTAG
- the lysS gene encoding lysine--tRNA ligase gives MDSAETDIPEQFRIRRDKRARLLAEGHDPYPVAIERTHTLAEVRAAHPDLPVDTATDDIVGVAGRVVFARNTGKLCFATLQDGDGARLQVMVSFDKVGREALDAWKADVDLGDIVYVHGTVISSRRGELSVLADSWRMAAKSLRPLPVAHKEMSEEARVRQRYVDLIVRPQARGVARQRIAVIRAIRNALERRGFVEVETPMLQTLAGGAAARPFVTHSNALDMDLYLRIAPELFLKRCIVGGFDRVFELNRVFRNEGADSTHSPEFSMLETYQTYGTYDDSAVVTRQLIQEVADEAIGTRQLPMPDGSVYDIDGEWATIQMYSSLSAALGEEITPQTSVDRLREIARRLDEEILDKGGYRHGKLVEELWEHTVGNTLTAPTFVKDFPVETTPLTRQHRSIAGVTEKWDLYLHGVELATGYSELNDPVVQRDRLADQARAAAAGDDEAMLLDEDFLAALEYGMPPCTGTGMGIDRLLMALTGLSIRETVLFPIVRPHSN, from the coding sequence GTGGACTCGGCCGAGACAGACATTCCCGAGCAGTTCCGCATCCGTCGGGACAAGCGTGCTCGGCTATTGGCAGAAGGGCATGACCCCTACCCGGTTGCCATCGAACGCACCCATACCTTGGCCGAGGTCCGCGCCGCCCATCCAGACCTGCCCGTCGACACCGCGACCGACGACATCGTCGGTGTCGCGGGCCGGGTTGTCTTCGCCCGCAACACCGGAAAATTGTGCTTTGCGACACTCCAGGACGGCGACGGCGCCCGCCTACAGGTGATGGTCAGCTTCGACAAGGTCGGCCGAGAGGCGCTCGACGCGTGGAAGGCCGATGTCGATCTGGGCGACATCGTGTACGTGCACGGCACCGTGATCAGTTCACGGCGAGGCGAATTGTCGGTTCTCGCCGACTCATGGCGGATGGCCGCCAAGTCGCTGCGGCCGCTGCCCGTCGCGCACAAGGAGATGAGCGAGGAGGCGCGGGTACGGCAGCGCTATGTCGACCTGATCGTCCGCCCCCAGGCGCGGGGAGTAGCCCGGCAGCGGATTGCCGTCATCCGAGCGATACGGAATGCGCTGGAACGCCGGGGGTTCGTCGAGGTTGAGACGCCCATGTTGCAGACGCTGGCCGGCGGCGCGGCAGCCCGGCCGTTCGTCACCCACTCCAACGCTCTTGACATGGACCTCTACCTTCGCATCGCGCCGGAACTGTTCCTCAAGCGTTGCATAGTCGGCGGCTTCGACAGGGTCTTCGAACTAAATCGGGTGTTCCGAAACGAAGGAGCTGATTCTACACATTCCCCGGAATTCTCGATGTTGGAGACCTACCAGACCTATGGAACCTATGACGATTCCGCAGTGGTCACCAGGCAGCTTATTCAAGAGGTAGCCGACGAGGCGATCGGCACGCGACAACTTCCGATGCCCGACGGCAGTGTCTACGACATCGACGGAGAATGGGCGACAATCCAGATGTATTCCTCGCTGTCGGCGGCACTCGGCGAAGAGATCACACCGCAGACCTCGGTCGATCGGTTACGCGAGATCGCTCGTCGACTCGATGAAGAGATTCTGGACAAGGGCGGCTACCGTCACGGCAAACTCGTCGAGGAACTCTGGGAGCACACCGTGGGCAACACGTTGACCGCGCCCACATTTGTGAAGGATTTTCCGGTAGAGACAACGCCATTGACCCGCCAGCATCGCAGTATCGCCGGAGTAACCGAGAAGTGGGACCTCTACCTGCACGGAGTCGAACTGGCCACCGGGTACTCTGAATTAAACGATCCGGTGGTACAGCGGGATAGACTCGCTGACCAGGCACGCGCCGCGGCCGCGGGCGACGACGAGGCGATGTTGCTCGACGAAGATTTTCTGGCAGCCCTGGAGTACGGGATGCCGCCGTGCACGGGAACGGGAATGGGTATCGATCGGTTGTTGATGGCTTTGACCGGCCTGTCAATTAGGGAGACAGTTTTGTTCCCGATTGTTCGACCGCACTCCAACTGA